A window from Bacteroidota bacterium encodes these proteins:
- a CDS encoding sugar phosphate nucleotidyltransferase yields MRAIIPVAGEGSRLRPHTYTLPKVLLNVAGKPIIGHILDKIIEDGFDEATIVIGYMGEKIINYVKSNYKLKVDFIEQEERLGLAHSIYVSRATIPDEPVLIILGDTIFDVDLKPVISGKHSSLGVKYVEDPRRFGVAITQNGIISKLIEKPEVPTSNLALVGLYWIKNPKLLLKCVSNIIENNIKTRGEFQLTDALQKMIDDGEKITAFDVEGWYDCGKPETLLSTNKHLLDKKSTIEKTNGIVIIPPVYISPKAKISASIIGPYTTVADDAVIYDSIVRNSIVSEEAEIQKSLLDNSLIGNKAVVIGAFRRINIGDSSEIDFY; encoded by the coding sequence ATGCGAGCAATAATACCTGTTGCCGGAGAAGGAAGCCGGCTTCGACCACATACATATACTCTTCCCAAAGTTCTCCTCAATGTTGCCGGGAAACCTATCATCGGGCACATCTTGGATAAAATAATCGAAGATGGGTTCGATGAAGCGACTATCGTCATTGGATATATGGGAGAAAAAATTATCAACTATGTGAAATCAAACTACAAACTGAAAGTTGATTTCATCGAACAAGAAGAACGTTTGGGATTAGCACATTCGATTTACGTCTCGAGAGCTACCATCCCTGACGAACCGGTTCTAATAATTTTGGGTGATACAATTTTTGATGTTGATCTCAAACCTGTTATTTCAGGAAAACATTCCTCGCTGGGTGTAAAATATGTAGAAGACCCGCGCCGCTTCGGTGTAGCCATAACTCAAAACGGAATAATCTCAAAACTCATAGAGAAGCCCGAAGTTCCAACCAGTAATTTGGCTTTGGTAGGATTGTATTGGATAAAAAATCCAAAACTCTTATTGAAGTGCGTTTCAAATATTATTGAAAATAATATTAAGACACGCGGCGAGTTTCAACTAACCGATGCACTCCAAAAAATGATAGACGATGGCGAGAAGATTACTGCATTCGATGTGGAGGGTTGGTACGACTGCGGCAAGCCCGAAACACTTCTTTCAACCAACAAACATTTGTTGGATAAAAAATCGACAATCGAAAAAACCAACGGTATAGTAATAATACCACCGGTTTATATTTCGCCCAAAGCCAAAATCAGCGCCTCAATTATCGGTCCTTACACCACTGTGGCTGATGACGCAGTTATTTATGATTCAATAGTACGAAACTCGATAGTCAGCGAAGAAGCAGAAATACAAAAATCGTTGTTGGACAATTCACTCATCGGTAATAAAGCAGTTGTTATTGGCGCCTTCCGGCGTATTAACATCGGCGATTCATCGGAAATAGATTTTTATTAA
- the metK gene encoding methionine adenosyltransferase, which translates to MSYLFTSESVSEGHPDKIADQISDAVLDAYLSKDKNARVACETFVTTNYVLIGGEVKSKCKISDAEIMEIARKTIREIGYTKPEYLFEANLCHIENKMHKQSGDIAKGVDKGGAGDQGMMFGYATSETPQFMPMPLMFAHSIVKRLADIRKKEPELIPYLRPDAKSQVTIEYNGKIPKRVHTIVVSTQHDPKYRKKIITQSVIKKDILEHVTKKVIPPEYLDSKINYHINPTGSFEIGGPHGDSGLTGRKIIVDTYGGKAPHGGGAFSGKDPTKVDRSGAYAARHLAKNIVAAELADECLIQVAYAIGVDQPVSIYVNTFGTGKLPDTFIAEFIKKEIDLTPKGIIDSLKLKRPIYRKTAAYGHFGRDEAEFSWEKLDLVKLFKKAH; encoded by the coding sequence ATGTCATATTTATTTACTTCGGAATCAGTCTCTGAAGGGCATCCTGATAAAATTGCAGACCAGATTTCGGATGCAGTTTTAGATGCTTATTTAAGTAAAGATAAAAACGCACGTGTAGCATGCGAAACGTTTGTTACAACTAACTACGTATTAATCGGCGGGGAGGTTAAATCGAAATGTAAAATTTCCGATGCAGAAATAATGGAAATAGCCCGCAAAACTATCCGCGAGATAGGTTATACAAAGCCGGAATATTTGTTCGAAGCAAACTTATGCCACATCGAAAATAAGATGCACAAACAATCGGGCGATATTGCAAAAGGTGTAGATAAAGGGGGCGCCGGCGACCAAGGTATGATGTTCGGTTATGCAACTTCCGAGACGCCTCAATTTATGCCGATGCCTCTGATGTTTGCCCACTCAATCGTGAAACGCTTGGCAGACATCCGGAAAAAAGAACCAGAATTAATTCCGTACTTGCGTCCCGATGCAAAATCGCAAGTAACCATCGAGTATAACGGAAAGATTCCAAAACGGGTCCACACGATTGTGGTATCCACACAACACGATCCAAAATATCGGAAAAAAATTATCACACAAAGTGTAATCAAGAAAGATATTCTCGAACATGTAACTAAAAAAGTTATTCCACCTGAATATCTTGATAGCAAAATTAATTATCATATAAATCCTACTGGGTCGTTCGAGATTGGCGGACCTCACGGCGACAGCGGTTTAACAGGTAGAAAAATTATTGTTGATACTTATGGTGGTAAAGCTCCTCATGGAGGTGGTGCATTCTCAGGAAAAGACCCGACAAAGGTTGACCGCAGTGGCGCTTATGCTGCTCGCCATTTAGCCAAAAATATCGTTGCTGCCGAACTCGCCGATGAGTGTTTAATTCAAGTTGCTTACGCTATTGGTGTTGATCAACCTGTTTCAATTTATGTAAATACTTTTGGCACAGGCAAACTCCCCGATACGTTTATCGCTGAGTTTATTAAGAAAGAAATCGACCTTACACCGAAAGGAATTATCGATAGCTTAAAATTGAAACGTCCGATTTACAGGAAGACCGCTGCCTATGGACACTTCGGACGGGATGAAGCAGAATTCAGTTGGGAAAAATTAGACTTAGTTAAACTTTTTAAAAAAGCTCATTAA
- a CDS encoding adenosylhomocysteinase produces MDHKVGKYKVKDIKLAKEGKKLIEWAESRMPVLMALQEKYRKTKPFKGYKIAGCLHVTKETAVLVKTFVEAGAEVSWSGCNPLSTNDMVAAALAQEGISIFAWHGMLVKDFYWCIEETLKFHPNLTLDDGADLIFTIHNKHPEFAEKYVIGGTEETTTGVHRLRSMADDGALKYPVIAVNDAETKWDFDNVYGTGQSTLDGILRATSILLAGKNIVVAGYGHCGKGVAMRAKGMGANVIITEVKPTAALKANLDGMRVMTMDEAAKIGDVFITATGVKDVIVERHFKTMKEGAIVCNTGHYDCEINLVELQKVSGSKKDVRPNNEKYSLKNGKGIYVLAQGRLVNLAAAEGHPSEVMDMSFANQFLSQLRLVELHKKGRRLENRVHDIPVEQDQHIADLKLKTMGIKIDKLTPEQKKYMDDYSAGT; encoded by the coding sequence ATGGATCATAAAGTTGGAAAATATAAAGTTAAAGATATAAAATTAGCAAAAGAAGGAAAGAAATTAATCGAATGGGCAGAATCGCGCATGCCTGTTTTGATGGCTTTGCAGGAAAAATACCGGAAAACAAAACCATTCAAAGGTTATAAAATAGCCGGCTGTTTGCACGTTACAAAAGAAACTGCAGTGCTTGTAAAAACTTTTGTAGAAGCAGGCGCCGAAGTAAGCTGGAGCGGATGCAATCCACTCTCGACAAATGATATGGTGGCGGCGGCGTTAGCTCAGGAGGGTATTTCAATTTTCGCATGGCACGGTATGTTGGTCAAAGATTTTTACTGGTGCATCGAGGAGACGTTAAAATTTCATCCCAACTTGACATTGGACGATGGTGCCGATCTCATTTTTACAATTCATAATAAGCATCCCGAATTTGCAGAAAAATATGTTATCGGCGGGACTGAAGAAACTACTACGGGAGTTCACCGCTTGCGTTCAATGGCTGACGACGGCGCTTTAAAATATCCCGTTATTGCCGTGAACGATGCTGAAACAAAATGGGACTTTGATAATGTTTATGGAACGGGCCAATCAACATTAGACGGAATTTTAAGAGCAACGAGCATTTTACTTGCGGGCAAAAATATTGTAGTCGCAGGTTACGGACACTGCGGTAAAGGTGTTGCAATGCGGGCAAAAGGTATGGGCGCTAATGTAATAATAACCGAAGTAAAACCTACAGCCGCACTAAAAGCTAATTTGGACGGCATGCGTGTTATGACGATGGATGAAGCCGCAAAAATTGGTGATGTCTTTATAACTGCAACAGGTGTGAAGGATGTAATTGTTGAACGGCATTTCAAGACAATGAAGGAAGGCGCCATAGTTTGTAATACAGGACATTACGATTGTGAAATTAATTTGGTCGAATTGCAGAAAGTATCGGGCTCTAAAAAAGATGTTCGACCCAACAACGAAAAATACTCGCTTAAAAACGGCAAGGGCATTTATGTTTTAGCTCAAGGACGATTAGTAAACCTAGCAGCAGCCGAGGGACATCCTTCGGAAGTAATGGATATGTCGTTTGCAAATCAATTCCTCTCGCAACTTCGGCTTGTTGAACTTCATAAAAAAGGTCGGCGGCTCGAAAACAGAGTTCATGATATTCCCGTAGAGCAAGACCAACACATCGCTGATTTGAAATTAAAAACTATGGGAATAAAAATTGATAAACTTACTCCCGAACAAAAAAAGTATATGGATGATTACTCAGCTGGTACATGA